The DNA window AAAGCTCCTGTAAGCTTTTGGATTTTGAAGGTTGAGTACCTTGACTCCTACAATTGTTTCATCTCCGTTGATGATCCCTTTATATACAGAGCCAAAACTACCGGAACCTATGAAATTTGTTGAAGAAAATCCTCCAGTAGCTTGGAAGAGCTCTTTGTAAGAAATCTTTAAGAGTTGATCACCAATTAATGGTATCGGTGGAGGTTTACTTTTTGATCTTCTTATCCAATAAGGAGTAAGAAAGGAAGATATCAAAAGAAGACCAAGAACTACACGAATTATTTCCAATGCTACTCTAAAGCATGGGGATTTCCTCATTTTGTAGATCCATGGTTTGTGCATGCAGGAAATTGTAACTTTGCAATCCCCCCACAAAACTTGCCATTTCCATTCAATAAAATTGCACTTGCATTTTCGAAGATTCCCCTTTTTGGTACCTCACCCTCAAGATCTTTTGGGATTTGACCTGATAAATTGTTGAGTGAGAGATCTAAAACTTGCAAGCCCTTCAGAAGAGCCAAAGATTGAGGAATGGTTCCTTCAAAGAAATTACCTTCCATATGAAGATGTTCCAAACTATCTCATTCACCAATGGAGGAGGGGATCTCTCTGGACAATCTGTTGTTTGAGATATTTNNNNNNNNNNNNNNNNNNNNNNNNNNNNNNNNNNNNNNNNNNNNNNNNNNNNNNNNNNNNNNNNNNNNNNNNNNNNNNNNNNNNNNNNNNNNNNNNNNNNCACCGATGGATGCACCAAACCATCAGACACATGTGTCACGTGCGAGAACCAGCTGGCTTTGCCGAGTTGTTGTTACTTGCCAATGCCCTCCACAAGACCATGGGTTGGTCAAGCACGTGACAACCCCTGATCCCCCTCCACGCCTCTATCTACCCCTCCCAGGCTCCACCAGGAAACCAAGCCACCCCTCATATATAAAACCACAGTCCGTGGCCTATTCTTCTCCAAGCAACCAATTGTTTTCAGTTGTTAGCTTCCGAAGTTGACACTGAAAACAAATATATCCGAAGCTTCTATCTCATTCTGATCACCACTGAAAAAATGGTGAACGTTGATGCCATCCGCAAGGCTCAAAGGGCTGAAGGCCCTGCCACTGTCATGGCCATCGGAACTGCCACTCCCCCCAACTGTGTCGACCAGAGCACTTACCCAGACTACTACTTCCGCATCACCAAGAGTGAACACAAGACAGAGCTCAAGGAGAAGTTTCAGCGCATGTGTAAGTACCCAACCCTTCGATTTAatttctactctctctctctcttgggttTCTTAAATAATTGGAAATTGGATGGATTACAGGTGACAAATCCATGATTAAGAAGCGTTACATGCTATTGAATGAGGAGATCTTGAAGGAGAACCCAAGCATGTGTGAATACATGGCTCCTTCATTGGATGCTAGGCAGGATATGGTGGTTGTTGAGGTGCCCAAGTTAGGGAAAGAAGCTGCCGTGAAGGCCATCAAGGAATGGGGACAACCCAAATCTAAGATAACCCACTTGGTCTTCTGCACCACCAGTGGTGTTGACATGCCTGGATGTGATTACCAGCTCACCAAGCTCCTTGGCCTCCGACCCTCGGTGAAGAGACTCATGATGTACCAACAGGGATGCTTCGCAGGTGGCACGGTCCTTcgtctagccaaggaccttgctGAGAACAACAAAGGTGCTCGTGTCCTTGTAGTATGCTCTGAGATCACTGCAGTTACCTTCCGTGGCCCAAGTGACACCCACCTTGACAGTCTCGTGGGTCAGGCTCTTTTTGGGGATGGTGCAGCTGCAATCATAATTGGGGCTGACCCAATACCTAATGTTGAGAAGCCCTTGTTTGAGTTGGTCTCTGCAGCTCAAACCATTCTCCCTGACAGTGATGGTGCCATTGATGGACATCTCAGAGAGGTTGGTCTCACTTTCCATCTCCTCAAGGATGTTCCAGGCCTCATCTCCAAGAACATTG is part of the Macadamia integrifolia cultivar HAES 741 chromosome 9, SCU_Mint_v3, whole genome shotgun sequence genome and encodes:
- the LOC122090001 gene encoding chalcone synthase-like, which produces MVNVDAIRKAQRAEGPATVMAIGTATPPNCVDQSTYPDYYFRITKSEHKTELKEKFQRMCDKSMIKKRYMLLNEEILKENPSMCEYMAPSLDARQDMVVVEVPKLGKEAAVKAIKEWGQPKSKITHLVFCTTSGVDMPGCDYQLTKLLGLRPSVKRLMMYQQGCFAGGTVLRLAKDLAENNKGARVLVVCSEITAVTFRGPSDTHLDSLVGQALFGDGAAAIIIGADPIPNVEKPLFELVSAAQTILPDSDGAIDGHLREVGLTFHLLKDVPGLISKNIEKSLTEAFEPLGISDYNSLFWIAHPGGPAILDQVEEKLALKPEKLRATRHILSEYGNMSSACVLFILDEMRKKSAQDGLKTTGEGLEWGVLFGFGPGLTVETVVLHSVAA